In Deltaproteobacteria bacterium, the following are encoded in one genomic region:
- a CDS encoding Hsp70 family protein gives MGKIIGIDLGTTNSVVAIMEGTEPKVLTNEEGARTTPSVVAFGKDGETMVGQVARRQAVTNPENTIFSNKRFMGRRFVEVQKDVHRVPYKLVAGKGDVAFIEANGRQYAPPEVSAKILQKLKRAAENYLGEEV, from the coding sequence ATGGGCAAGATAATCGGTATCGATTTAGGTACAACCAATAGTGTTGTAGCGATCATGGAAGGAACTGAACCAAAAGTACTAACCAACGAAGAGGGTGCAAGAACAACCCCATCTGTTGTGGCATTTGGTAAAGACGGTGAAACAATGGTCGGGCAAGTAGCTCGTCGCCAAGCAGTCACCAACCCTGAAAACACGATTTTTTCAAACAAGCGTTTTATGGGACGCCGGTTCGTAGAAGTTCAAAAAGATGTGCATCGCGTACCTTACAAGCTCGTAGCTGGTAAAGGCGATGTGGCATTCATTGAAGCCAACGGCCGTCAGTATGCTCCACCAGAGGTCAGTGCAAAGATTCTCCAGAAGCTTAAGCGTGCTGCTGAGAACTACCTCGGTGAAGAAGT
- a CDS encoding TIGR04551 family protein, whose protein sequence is MASSAWIAITIMMALAQTDTDASATPPPAPPEAPAAPAAPEPPAPAATSAEPEAKKQKKEISLEDWNRDDWMLLKPELSMLEVDGYLRMRAGLYRNLDFGNRFVGAALRNGTSRYPALAGNVAESEAAERDANFSGTNLSLALNSTINVSSNIQVHLGLDILENFIMGSTPKLYGDQPINILSSGQDEATSGVNSINDAIKVRSVYGRLTALNDQLEVRFGRMPSHWGLGMFINSGECLDCDYDQTADRISASLRMADHVFVGMFDWVSSGPAFNAFGAATGQAHDAFTWDDVSQYSAQVLRVDHPDDIRDHINQGEWVINYGAWAMLRQQAREVAPEFYTETTNTGDATDFARDNTDAQLWERRNATLFMGDAFGHLYFGDWEIAAEGALVYGDFSDSAVTADTVDTTTVLQWGTALDITYHLDPPGEGAGLGLRAGAASGDRWVGMGTMDTADNQRGTVTGDQTKDSSLNNFQFSPNYHVDLLLFRQILGTVSDAWYIRPEASYAFTDAISGSLAGIYSQAFFPQSTPRCWPTTTDATTNPDQTSGEKSCNSEKPAQQPLGIEFDAELTYKSQIDANGGGLLASLRAGILFPLGGFEINDTETGETSLAWTIQSTLAITF, encoded by the coding sequence ATGGCTAGCTCAGCGTGGATAGCAATAACAATTATGATGGCACTGGCGCAGACCGATACGGATGCGAGCGCCACACCACCCCCAGCTCCGCCCGAAGCACCGGCTGCTCCGGCTGCTCCTGAACCACCGGCACCAGCTGCGACTTCAGCTGAACCGGAAGCCAAAAAACAAAAGAAAGAAATTTCTCTTGAAGATTGGAACCGCGACGACTGGATGCTCCTTAAGCCTGAACTTTCCATGCTTGAAGTTGATGGTTACCTTCGCATGCGCGCAGGACTCTACCGCAACCTAGACTTCGGTAACCGTTTTGTTGGAGCCGCTCTTCGCAACGGTACCTCCCGCTACCCAGCTCTTGCCGGTAATGTAGCTGAAAGCGAAGCTGCCGAGCGCGATGCCAACTTCAGTGGTACCAATCTTTCTCTCGCCTTAAACTCTACGATTAACGTCAGCAGTAATATTCAGGTACACCTCGGCTTGGACATTCTGGAAAATTTTATTATGGGATCGACTCCAAAGCTCTACGGTGACCAGCCCATCAACATCCTAAGCTCTGGCCAAGATGAAGCCACAAGTGGCGTCAACTCTATCAACGACGCAATCAAGGTTCGTTCTGTCTACGGTCGCCTCACTGCACTCAACGACCAACTTGAAGTTCGCTTCGGTCGCATGCCCAGCCACTGGGGCCTCGGTATGTTTATCAACTCAGGCGAATGCCTCGATTGTGATTACGACCAAACCGCTGACCGCATTTCCGCATCACTTCGTATGGCCGACCATGTTTTCGTCGGCATGTTTGACTGGGTTTCATCTGGACCAGCCTTTAACGCATTCGGAGCAGCGACCGGACAAGCACACGACGCGTTTACCTGGGACGATGTATCTCAGTACTCTGCGCAAGTTTTACGTGTTGATCATCCCGATGACATCCGTGACCACATCAACCAAGGTGAGTGGGTTATCAACTATGGTGCTTGGGCAATGCTACGACAGCAAGCTCGCGAGGTTGCTCCTGAGTTCTATACTGAGACAACCAACACCGGAGACGCTACTGACTTTGCACGTGATAACACAGACGCTCAACTCTGGGAGCGACGCAATGCAACGCTTTTCATGGGTGATGCCTTCGGACACCTCTATTTTGGTGACTGGGAAATCGCTGCAGAAGGTGCACTCGTTTACGGCGACTTCAGCGACTCAGCGGTAACAGCAGACACCGTCGACACGACGACTGTTCTTCAATGGGGTACAGCCCTGGATATTACCTATCACTTAGATCCTCCGGGCGAAGGTGCTGGCCTTGGCTTGCGTGCCGGTGCTGCATCGGGTGATCGTTGGGTTGGTATGGGCACAATGGACACCGCTGATAATCAGCGCGGCACCGTGACCGGAGATCAAACTAAGGATTCTTCGCTCAACAACTTTCAATTCAGTCCAAACTATCACGTCGACCTTTTACTCTTCCGCCAAATCCTCGGAACAGTAAGCGATGCTTGGTACATCCGACCAGAAGCCAGCTACGCTTTCACAGATGCGATCAGTGGTTCATTGGCAGGAATTTACTCACAAGCGTTCTTTCCTCAGTCAACACCACGTTGCTGGCCAACAACGACCGACGCTACAACGAACCCTGATCAAACCAGTGGCGAAAAAAGCTGCAACAGTGAGAAACCAGCTCAACAACCACTGGGTATTGAATTCGATGCTGAGCTAACCTACAAAAGCCAAATAGATGCTAACGGTGGCGGACTGCTTGCTAGCCTACGGGCTGGTATCCTCTTCCCACTCGGTGGCTTTGAAATCAACGATACAGAAACTGGTGAGACAAGCCTCGCTTGGACCATTCAAAGTACACTCGCCATCACATTCTAA
- the lysA gene encoding diaminopimelate decarboxylase has protein sequence MDHFQRQGPTLHCEDVNLHQVAERFGTPTYVYSKATITRHIKVLQEALVGLPHHICYAVKANANLAILEVIQELGCGFDAVSVGELKRVEHIGADPKQVIFSGVGKRDDEIRSALEAGVLYICVESEEELSAVSSIAQSMGISAPVSVRVNPDVDPKTHPYIATGLNKNKFGIPMDRAESIYKEALDNPNLKMVGVTCHIGSQVTQLDPFLDAAHRMLKLTQALLAQGSPLEYMGMGGGLGIPYAGETPPPPREYGEALASILGELGLTIVFEPGRVIIGNAGVLLTEVVRRKEGATRTFTIVDAGMNDLIRPALYQAHHGIEGVDEVEGPTALCDVVGPVCESADTFADQEQFPVWKPGSLLAIRSCGAYGFVMACQYNGRPRPAEVLCDGGHAYLIRERETLEQLWTGEIRLDVATSSGEK, from the coding sequence GTGGACCATTTTCAAAGACAGGGTCCAACACTTCACTGTGAAGACGTCAATCTCCACCAGGTGGCAGAGCGCTTTGGAACGCCTACTTATGTGTACTCCAAAGCAACCATCACCCGGCACATCAAAGTTCTTCAGGAAGCCTTGGTTGGGCTACCTCATCACATCTGTTACGCCGTCAAAGCCAACGCAAACCTCGCAATCTTAGAAGTCATTCAAGAGCTTGGGTGCGGCTTTGATGCTGTTTCGGTTGGAGAACTCAAGCGGGTTGAGCACATTGGTGCAGATCCCAAGCAAGTTATATTCAGCGGTGTTGGTAAACGTGACGATGAAATTCGTAGCGCATTAGAAGCAGGTGTCCTCTACATCTGTGTTGAATCTGAAGAGGAACTCAGCGCAGTTTCCAGTATTGCGCAGTCCATGGGAATTTCTGCTCCAGTTTCAGTGCGAGTGAATCCAGATGTTGATCCCAAGACACATCCCTACATCGCAACCGGTCTAAACAAGAATAAATTTGGTATTCCGATGGACCGAGCCGAATCCATTTACAAAGAAGCGTTGGATAACCCAAATCTTAAGATGGTTGGCGTTACTTGCCATATTGGTTCGCAGGTCACTCAGCTTGATCCCTTTTTGGATGCGGCCCACCGGATGCTTAAGCTTACGCAAGCTCTTCTCGCTCAAGGATCGCCCCTTGAATACATGGGAATGGGCGGCGGCTTGGGTATCCCTTATGCGGGCGAAACACCTCCTCCCCCTCGCGAATATGGCGAAGCGTTAGCATCTATTCTCGGAGAGCTGGGACTTACCATCGTGTTTGAACCAGGCCGGGTTATCATTGGAAACGCCGGGGTATTACTCACTGAAGTTGTCAGAAGAAAAGAAGGCGCAACGCGAACGTTTACAATCGTTGATGCCGGAATGAATGATCTGATTCGCCCAGCTCTTTACCAAGCCCATCACGGCATAGAAGGTGTAGACGAAGTCGAAGGCCCCACAGCTCTTTGCGATGTCGTGGGTCCTGTGTGCGAAAGTGCTGATACTTTCGCCGACCAAGAGCAATTTCCTGTCTGGAAGCCCGGTTCTCTCTTGGCAATTCGCAGTTGCGGTGCCTATGGGTTCGTTATGGCATGCCAATACAACGGCCGGCCACGCCCAGCCGAAGTCCTCTGCGACGGCGGTCACGCCTACTTAATTCGAGAACGTGAAACGCTCGAACAACTTTGGACGGGTGAGATTCGATTGGACGTAGCGACAAGCTCAGGAGAGAAGTGA